The DNA segment AATTTTCttgtttgacagctgttgaaataTATCTACAAACAGACATTGTTCGCTGATCGCGCGCTACTGTTTTGTCATCCACTGTCATCGGGATTGCATAGTTTTCCTTAATTTCCTAGAAAACtcacataaaaaataatctcGAGCGTTTTAGTGAAGAAAAGTATAATTGTAATGCTTTATTTGAAGTCATTTCaacgttttctttccttcgAATGTGATTATGTTCTCCTTAAAAGCAAAAACTTTACCGGttcagaaaattaaaaaagtgtACATTTCCAACAAAACATGCAAACCTCTCTCGGACTAGAATTTGTGTAACCTATTTTccgctgctcctgctccttcCTGTCCCACATGCTAGTCAAACACGAGTAAGATATCCATGCTTGTAAAATGGCAGCGAATCCATGTTAGTGAGCTGTTTGATCTTGGACCGTTCCAGCGCTACGCTCGGCACCAAATGGCAGTTGGATCGCCTAAAACAGAAAAGCAGATCAGCAAGCATTCGACGCAACAGAGGTAGGCGATACACTTACTTATGGATTGGCTTCTCCTGTTGACTCCATGGCCAGGACTTCTGTAGTTTAATTACACGCTCTAGTTTTTCGATCCTCGATCGCTCCTCTTCGCTGATTTCAGGTTCCTCGGTAGTGGTCTCGTCGTCTTCGACTTCATCGGCTCTCGCCGGTATCGTCTCAAGAACCTCCGACTCATCGAACAAGCTCTCCAGCGTAATGGCATATGCTTCCTCATCCTGAGCTTCATCGTCTTCACTGTTGTCCTGCGCCGCATCTCTctctccggatgactctgtaCCGTTGACAAACCCGTCCATTTCCTCGGTCGCTTGGGCGGTCGTTGCACGCAAAGCCTCCGGTAGCTGACGCTGTACCTCGGGCGGAGCAAACTTGGACAGA comes from the Anopheles coluzzii chromosome 2, AcolN3, whole genome shotgun sequence genome and includes:
- the LOC120961106 gene encoding uncharacterized protein LOC120961106, yielding IKSFSFFRTDLFVRNVERGDLWSHLPGSIFLYPLPVPCDSRRSSFDSTASSSSLSGHDHRSLSCESCDSLSVLAVEQQLRQMQQQLNEISVIPMQIQATLSFLTQTLSKFAPPEVQRQLPEALRATTAQATEEMDGFVNGTESSGERDAAQDNSEDDEAQDEEAYAITLESLFDESEVLETIPARADEVEDDETTTEEPEISEEERSRIEKLERVIKLQKSWPWSQQEKPIHKRSNCHLVPSVALERSKIKQLTNMDSLPFYKHGYLTRV